Proteins from a single region of Thermococcus alcaliphilus:
- the rpiA gene encoding ribose-5-phosphate isomerase RpiA: MEEMKRMVAKEALKYIDDDMIIGLGTGSTTAYFIQMLGKKLMTGELEDVYGIPTSHQSRLLALESGVPVVSLDEVDAIDLAIDGADEVDPHLNLIKGRGAALTMEKIIEYRAGTFIVLVDESKLVEYLGQKMPVPIEVIPVAWRAIKEELEVFNATAELRMGVKKDGPVITDNGNFILDAKFEKIEDPLDMEIELNNIPGVVENGIFADIADIVLVGTKDGVKKMER; encoded by the coding sequence ATGGAAGAAATGAAAAGAATGGTCGCTAAGGAAGCCCTAAAATACATTGACGATGATATGATAATCGGGTTAGGTACAGGTTCTACAACGGCTTACTTTATTCAAATGCTTGGAAAAAAGCTCATGACTGGGGAACTTGAAGATGTTTATGGCATCCCTACCTCACATCAATCACGCCTTTTGGCTCTTGAGAGTGGAGTTCCCGTTGTGAGCCTTGATGAAGTTGATGCCATTGATTTAGCTATAGATGGTGCGGATGAAGTCGACCCTCACCTTAATCTCATCAAAGGAAGGGGTGCGGCATTAACGATGGAAAAAATCATCGAGTATAGGGCTGGAACGTTTATAGTGCTCGTTGATGAGAGCAAGCTTGTAGAATATCTCGGCCAGAAAATGCCAGTCCCCATAGAAGTTATCCCTGTAGCATGGAGAGCTATTAAGGAGGAACTCGAAGTCTTCAATGCAACGGCTGAGCTTAGGATGGGTGTTAAAAAAGACGGGCCCGTAATAACTGACAACGGGAACTTTATCCTTGATGCAAAATTTGAAAAAATCGAAGACCCACTCGACATGGAGATCGAGCTGAACAACATTCCTGGAGTTGTCGAAAACGGCATCTTTGCAGATATCGCGGATATCGTTCTTGTTGGTACGAAGGATGGCGTTAAGAAAATGGAGAGATGA
- a CDS encoding pyridoxal-phosphate dependent enzyme, with amino-acid sequence MIKCPKCGREYKQIIPPRCSCGAFLEVSYDYSKVDVKRWKNREKGVWRYKELLPNVTKIISLKEGGTPLVRAKLSEELGVDVFIKDETRNPTGSFRDRLATVGVSYGLPYAGNGFIVASDGNAAASLAAYAARANKEAFVVVPKKVDKGKLIQMIAFGAKIIRYGDSVDECIEYARELSRLNGLYDITPENNIIGLEGQKTLAFELWEEINPTHVIVPTGSGSNIYSIYKGFRELLEIGAIEELPKLIAVQTENCSPIAAEILGKESRREFTKALGLYVKDPINKELAIKAVKESNGTAVVVSEDELDFGERALAKEGVFAEYSSAVVIPALVKLHESGYFEKGDKVALIVTGSGLKSYYVEERERFSIGGTKLEILKLLREKPMYGYEIWENLEKPMKYQAVYQHIKELEALGLIEEAYKRGRRVYYKLTEKGERLLENFEE; translated from the coding sequence ATGATAAAGTGTCCCAAATGTGGAAGAGAGTATAAGCAGATAATACCCCCAAGATGTTCATGTGGGGCTTTCCTTGAGGTGTCATATGATTATTCTAAAGTAGATGTCAAAAGATGGAAAAACAGAGAGAAAGGGGTATGGAGGTACAAAGAGTTACTTCCCAATGTAACCAAGATAATTTCCCTAAAAGAAGGTGGGACACCTTTAGTTAGAGCAAAACTCAGCGAAGAGCTCGGAGTAGACGTTTTTATTAAAGACGAGACGAGGAATCCAACGGGCTCATTTAGGGATAGGCTTGCTACGGTAGGGGTTTCATATGGCTTGCCATATGCCGGCAATGGATTCATAGTTGCCAGCGATGGCAACGCAGCAGCTTCCCTAGCAGCTTACGCCGCTAGAGCCAATAAAGAGGCCTTTGTTGTTGTTCCCAAAAAAGTTGACAAGGGAAAGCTCATTCAGATGATAGCTTTTGGTGCTAAGATAATTCGCTATGGAGACAGCGTGGATGAGTGTATAGAATATGCTAGAGAACTCTCCCGGTTAAATGGTCTCTATGACATAACTCCTGAAAACAATATAATCGGGCTTGAAGGACAGAAAACCCTCGCGTTTGAGCTATGGGAAGAAATAAACCCAACCCATGTAATTGTGCCAACGGGAAGTGGAAGCAACATCTACAGCATCTACAAGGGCTTTAGGGAGCTTTTAGAAATTGGGGCTATTGAAGAGCTCCCCAAACTAATTGCAGTGCAAACTGAAAACTGCTCTCCAATAGCGGCAGAGATATTGGGAAAAGAAAGTAGAAGGGAGTTTACCAAAGCCCTTGGATTATACGTCAAAGACCCAATAAACAAGGAACTTGCAATAAAAGCTGTTAAAGAAAGCAATGGAACAGCCGTGGTTGTAAGTGAAGATGAGCTTGATTTTGGAGAGAGGGCTCTTGCCAAAGAGGGCGTTTTTGCTGAGTATTCTTCAGCCGTTGTTATTCCGGCTCTAGTAAAGCTCCACGAAAGCGGGTATTTTGAAAAAGGAGACAAAGTGGCTTTGATAGTTACGGGCTCGGGATTAAAAAGCTACTATGTAGAAGAGAGGGAGCGTTTTTCAATTGGCGGGACAAAGCTGGAAATTCTAAAGCTCCTAAGAGAGAAGCCCATGTATGGTTATGAAATCTGGGAGAACCTCGAAAAGCCAATGAAGTATCAAGCAGTTTATCAGCACATAAAAGAACTCGAAGCCCTTGGTTTGATAGAAGAGGCGTACAAGAGGGGAAGAAGGGTTTACTATAAGCTCACTGAAAAAGGGGAGCGACTGCTAGAGAACTTTGAGGAGTAA
- a CDS encoding beta-CASP ribonuclease aCPSF1, with protein sequence MIKRETNVDEVLKEIREIINQMVPKEAKITEVEFEGPELVIYVKNPEVVMQDGDLIKNLAKVLKKRISVRPDPDVLLPPEKAEELIKQIVPPEAEITNISFDPSVGEVIIEAKKPGLVIGKNGETLREITQKVYWAPKVVRTPPLQSQTIYSIRGILQSESKDRRKFLRQVGRNIYRKPELKSDWIRITGLGGFREVGRSALLLQTNESFVLVDFGVNVAALNDPKKGFPHFDAPEFTYVLKEGLLDAIIITHAHLDHSGLLPYLFRYNLFDGPIYATPPTRDLMVLLQKDFIEIQQSNGIDPLYRMRDIKEVVKHTITLDYGEVRDISPDLRLTLHNAGHILGSSIVHLHVGNGLHNIAVTGDFKFIPTRLFEPANAKFPRLETLIMESTYGGSRDYQMPREEAEKRLIEVILQTIKRKGKVLIPAMAVGRAQEIMIALEDYARVGGLDVPIYLDGMIWEATAIHTAYPEYLSKNLRNQIFHEGYNPFLNEIFKPVANANERKDIIESEEPAIIIASSGMLVGGPSVEYFKHLAPDPRNSLIFVSYQAEGTLGRQVQRGLREIPTVGEGGKTEVIQVNMEIHMIDGFSGHADRRELMSYVARVKPRPERVITVHGEPQKCLDLASSIHKKFGLSTRAPNNLDAIRLK encoded by the coding sequence GTGATAAAAAGAGAAACAAACGTTGATGAAGTTCTAAAGGAAATTAGAGAGATTATTAACCAAATGGTGCCTAAGGAAGCCAAGATAACTGAAGTTGAATTTGAGGGACCGGAGCTGGTTATTTACGTGAAAAACCCTGAAGTTGTAATGCAGGATGGAGATCTTATAAAAAACCTTGCAAAGGTTCTCAAGAAGAGAATTAGTGTGAGGCCGGATCCAGATGTTCTTCTTCCCCCTGAAAAGGCTGAGGAGTTAATTAAGCAGATAGTTCCGCCAGAAGCGGAAATAACGAATATAAGTTTCGATCCTTCTGTTGGTGAGGTAATAATTGAAGCTAAAAAGCCTGGACTTGTAATTGGAAAGAATGGAGAGACACTTAGGGAGATAACCCAAAAAGTTTACTGGGCGCCAAAAGTCGTTAGAACACCGCCTTTGCAATCCCAGACCATATACTCTATTAGGGGGATTTTGCAGTCTGAGAGTAAAGATAGGAGAAAATTCCTGAGACAGGTTGGGAGAAACATCTATAGGAAGCCGGAACTTAAGAGTGACTGGATAAGGATAACGGGGCTTGGAGGATTCAGAGAAGTTGGAAGAAGTGCCCTCTTGCTCCAAACAAATGAGAGTTTTGTGCTGGTTGACTTTGGTGTTAACGTTGCGGCGTTGAATGACCCCAAGAAGGGATTCCCGCACTTTGATGCTCCAGAATTTACTTACGTTCTTAAAGAAGGACTTTTGGATGCGATAATAATTACCCACGCACACCTTGACCACTCTGGTTTGTTGCCTTACCTCTTCAGGTACAACCTATTTGATGGCCCCATTTATGCAACTCCGCCTACGAGAGATTTAATGGTTCTTCTTCAAAAGGACTTCATTGAAATACAGCAGAGCAACGGTATTGATCCGCTTTACAGAATGAGAGACATAAAAGAGGTCGTTAAGCACACAATAACCCTTGATTATGGAGAAGTTAGAGACATCTCGCCAGATTTGAGACTTACCCTGCACAATGCGGGTCACATTCTGGGCTCTTCAATAGTTCACCTTCACGTTGGAAACGGTCTCCACAACATAGCTGTCACTGGAGACTTTAAGTTCATTCCGACAAGGCTCTTTGAGCCAGCAAATGCAAAGTTCCCAAGACTTGAGACTCTAATAATGGAATCAACTTATGGAGGAAGCAGAGATTACCAGATGCCGAGAGAAGAGGCTGAAAAACGGCTTATAGAGGTTATTCTTCAGACGATCAAGCGCAAAGGAAAGGTCCTCATCCCTGCAATGGCCGTTGGAAGGGCTCAAGAGATAATGATAGCCCTTGAAGATTATGCGAGGGTAGGGGGCTTGGACGTTCCAATATATTTGGATGGCATGATATGGGAGGCGACGGCAATCCATACGGCATATCCCGAATATTTAAGCAAGAACCTCAGAAATCAGATATTCCACGAAGGCTATAATCCGTTCTTAAACGAGATATTCAAACCGGTCGCAAATGCAAACGAAAGGAAGGACATAATAGAGAGTGAAGAACCAGCAATAATCATAGCTTCCTCTGGTATGTTGGTTGGTGGACCTAGCGTGGAGTACTTTAAGCATCTTGCCCCCGATCCTAGGAACTCCCTAATATTCGTAAGCTACCAGGCAGAAGGGACTTTGGGAAGACAGGTTCAAAGAGGCTTGAGGGAAATACCAACAGTCGGTGAAGGTGGAAAGACGGAAGTTATTCAAGTAAACATGGAAATCCACATGATAGATGGATTTTCAGGTCACGCCGATAGAAGGGAGTTAATGAGCTATGTGGCGAGGGTAAAGCCAAGGCCAGAAAGGGTAATAACAGTTCACGGAGAACCTCAAAAGTGCCTTGACTTGGCTTCAAGCATCCACAAGAAGTTTGGTCTTTCTACAAGAGCCCCGAATAACCTTGACGCCATCAGGCTCAAGTGA
- the psmB gene encoding archaeal proteasome endopeptidase complex subunit beta: protein MLALDKIKGTTTVGIVCKDGVVLAADMRASLGNMVLSKGVSKIFQIDDHLALAGAGSVGDILSLVRLLRAEAKLYRARVGREMSTKALATLTSNILSGRRYFPYFGWFLVGGYDEKPGLYSIDMAGGITEDKYVSAGSGMEFAYSVLDNEYDEKMTVKKGVKLAIKAINTAIKRDVFTGDGIMVVVITKEGYSELSKEEVEKIIKKL from the coding sequence GTGTTGGCTTTGGACAAAATTAAAGGGACAACAACAGTAGGCATTGTTTGTAAGGATGGGGTAGTATTAGCTGCGGACATGAGGGCTTCACTGGGCAACATGGTCTTATCCAAAGGAGTTAGCAAGATATTCCAAATAGACGACCATCTGGCACTAGCAGGAGCTGGAAGTGTAGGAGACATACTGAGCCTTGTAAGGCTTTTGAGGGCAGAAGCAAAGCTTTACAGAGCGAGAGTTGGCAGGGAGATGAGCACAAAGGCATTGGCAACGCTGACTTCTAACATCTTAAGTGGAAGAAGGTACTTCCCCTATTTTGGCTGGTTTTTAGTAGGAGGTTACGATGAGAAGCCAGGTCTTTATTCAATTGATATGGCTGGAGGAATTACTGAAGATAAATATGTTTCTGCAGGTTCTGGTATGGAGTTTGCTTACTCTGTTTTGGATAACGAATACGATGAAAAAATGACTGTTAAAAAAGGCGTTAAATTGGCCATAAAGGCTATAAATACCGCAATAAAAAGGGATGTCTTTACTGGAGATGGTATAATGGTTGTTGTTATTACAAAAGAGGGCTATAGCGAGCTTTCTAAAGAAGAAGTCGAGAAGATCATTAAGAAGCTTTGA
- the serK gene encoding L-serine kinase SerK: MGVEKVPKYDMPVKKVEYVFIELEKMKPHEQLVQKELEAFIESVTGSGIFWKPMLLAKVPGEDMYLIVDGHHRWAGLEKLGAKRAPSVILDYFSDDVKVYTWYPAFKGDLNKVLERLKAEGLEIIEDEEAEEKAEKGEIAFALVGKEKSFAIPGALDEQKKVSKVLDEMSVEGEIELIYYGLKEDAREDMDKGEIDYVFIRKAPSKEEVMELVKRGEVYSPKTTRHVLPFIPDKIDVKLEDLF; encoded by the coding sequence ATGGGTGTCGAAAAAGTTCCTAAATACGACATGCCAGTAAAGAAAGTCGAATATGTTTTTATTGAGCTGGAGAAGATGAAACCTCACGAGCAGCTCGTCCAAAAAGAGCTTGAGGCATTTATTGAAAGCGTAACAGGCTCCGGTATTTTCTGGAAGCCAATGCTTTTGGCAAAAGTTCCCGGGGAAGATATGTACCTCATCGTTGATGGTCACCACAGATGGGCGGGCTTAGAGAAACTCGGAGCAAAGAGGGCTCCTTCTGTAATTCTCGACTATTTCAGTGATGATGTTAAAGTATACACCTGGTATCCGGCGTTTAAAGGAGACCTCAACAAGGTTCTGGAAAGATTAAAAGCAGAAGGCCTGGAAATAATTGAGGACGAAGAGGCTGAAGAAAAGGCAGAAAAGGGAGAAATAGCTTTTGCCCTTGTTGGCAAAGAGAAGAGCTTTGCCATTCCAGGAGCACTCGATGAACAGAAGAAGGTCAGCAAAGTGCTTGATGAAATGAGTGTTGAGGGAGAGATAGAGCTTATTTACTATGGTCTCAAAGAAGATGCTAGAGAAGATATGGACAAGGGCGAAATTGACTATGTCTTCATCAGAAAGGCCCCAAGCAAAGAGGAGGTCATGGAACTCGTAAAGAGAGGGGAAGTATATTCTCCAAAGACAACCAGACACGTTCTGCCATTTATCCCGGATAAAATTGACGTAAAGCTTGAGGATCTCTTCTGA
- a CDS encoding aminotransferase class I/II-fold pyridoxal phosphate-dependent enzyme translates to MKVKPFLVERFMGEYEHQVEVNIAETCVQPFTLREFLEFVGEPDFLEKIKDLKLTYGYVEGLPELKEGLSRFYQNIKPENIFITHGAIDANFQVFYSLVEPGDMVISIFPTYQQLYGVPESFGAKVKFWHLYEEKNWMPDLDELNELVDKNTKLIVINSPNNPTGALLDEKMLKGIAEIAEDAGAYVLNDESYRGLYIDPKDQVPSIVDISDRAIATSSFSKPLSLTGLRLGWIATSSEEVAKELTLHRDYTTISISILIEKLAALAVKNSEKIYNRNLKILRTNFKLLEEWIKEEPLIEWVPPKAGTVAFLRYNLEIPSEELAIRLIKEKSTFLVPGSCFGIEKHLRIGYGNPTKVMIEGLKRFKEFLRALEAS, encoded by the coding sequence TTGAAAGTCAAGCCGTTTCTTGTTGAAAGATTTATGGGGGAATATGAACACCAAGTAGAGGTAAACATTGCAGAAACGTGTGTGCAGCCCTTCACTCTAAGAGAATTTCTAGAATTTGTAGGTGAACCAGATTTTCTCGAAAAGATCAAAGATTTGAAACTAACTTATGGATACGTTGAGGGACTTCCGGAGCTAAAAGAGGGCTTAAGCAGGTTTTATCAAAACATAAAACCCGAGAACATCTTTATAACACACGGCGCAATAGATGCAAACTTTCAGGTTTTTTACAGCCTCGTTGAGCCCGGAGATATGGTTATCTCTATATTCCCTACCTATCAGCAACTTTATGGTGTGCCAGAATCATTTGGGGCTAAGGTGAAGTTTTGGCATCTCTACGAAGAGAAAAACTGGATGCCCGATCTTGACGAGCTAAACGAACTGGTAGACAAAAATACAAAGCTCATAGTGATAAACAGCCCCAACAATCCAACCGGAGCCCTCTTGGACGAGAAAATGCTGAAAGGAATTGCCGAGATAGCCGAAGATGCAGGGGCTTACGTTCTAAATGATGAATCCTACAGGGGGCTTTACATTGATCCAAAAGATCAGGTACCGTCGATAGTGGATATCTCCGATAGGGCAATAGCAACGAGCTCTTTCTCAAAGCCTCTATCTCTAACGGGTCTACGCCTTGGATGGATAGCCACATCCAGTGAAGAGGTTGCTAAGGAATTAACCCTTCATCGGGATTATACCACGATAAGCATTAGCATTCTCATAGAAAAATTAGCCGCCCTTGCAGTCAAAAATTCGGAAAAAATATACAACCGCAACCTAAAGATACTTCGCACGAACTTTAAGCTCTTGGAGGAATGGATAAAAGAAGAGCCCCTGATAGAGTGGGTTCCTCCCAAAGCTGGCACCGTTGCCTTTTTGAGATACAACCTTGAGATTCCATCGGAAGAACTTGCCATAAGGCTCATAAAAGAAAAGAGTACGTTCCTTGTGCCCGGATCGTGCTTTGGAATAGAGAAGCACCTCAGAATTGGTTACGGGAACCCAACGAAGGTTATGATAGAAGGGCTTAAACGCTTTAAAGAGTTCCTAAGGGCTTTGGAGGCAAGTTAA
- a CDS encoding threonine/serine dehydratase, producing MIDILKEVLEAEKRIREHIRETPLEYSPFLSKKEDTNVYLKLENFQVTGSFKIRGVLNKLLSLSEEEKRKGLVTASSGNHGVAFAYATSFLGLRGIVFLPENASPAKVQDIGQYGVEIRFYGNDVVKTEEFARKFAEKNGMIYVPPYNDPKIIGGQGTIALELERQLENIDVVLAPVGGGGLISGIAGYLKEKTKNIEVIGVQPENSAVMYHSIEKGKIVEMESKPTLADGTAGGVEKDSITFELCRRYVDDFILVNENKIAKAIVLMLERHHMLIEGAAALPVAAYLKELERFRGRNIVLVISGCRISLDTLRKVLGC from the coding sequence GTGATTGATATACTCAAGGAAGTTTTAGAAGCAGAGAAGAGGATTAGAGAGCACATAAGAGAGACTCCCTTGGAATATTCCCCATTTTTAAGCAAGAAAGAAGACACAAACGTTTATTTGAAGCTTGAGAATTTTCAAGTAACGGGGTCGTTTAAAATACGAGGTGTTCTTAACAAATTGCTCTCACTGAGCGAAGAAGAGAAAAGAAAAGGACTTGTTACAGCATCTAGCGGAAACCATGGAGTTGCGTTTGCCTATGCTACCAGCTTCTTAGGTCTTAGAGGAATTGTTTTTCTTCCAGAAAACGCATCCCCTGCAAAAGTTCAAGATATAGGGCAATATGGTGTGGAAATTAGGTTTTATGGAAATGATGTTGTCAAAACAGAGGAATTCGCTAGAAAGTTTGCCGAGAAAAATGGGATGATCTATGTACCTCCCTACAACGACCCAAAAATCATAGGTGGTCAAGGCACTATAGCCCTTGAACTAGAAAGACAGCTTGAAAACATTGACGTTGTTTTAGCCCCTGTTGGCGGAGGAGGCCTTATTTCCGGTATTGCCGGATATCTAAAGGAAAAAACCAAAAACATAGAAGTAATAGGAGTTCAACCAGAGAATTCTGCCGTTATGTATCATTCAATAGAAAAGGGAAAAATCGTTGAAATGGAGTCAAAGCCTACGTTGGCAGACGGCACGGCTGGAGGAGTCGAGAAAGACTCCATAACATTTGAACTCTGCAGGAGATACGTGGACGATTTCATTCTGGTGAATGAAAATAAGATAGCAAAGGCGATTGTTTTAATGCTGGAGAGGCACCACATGCTAATTGAAGGAGCAGCGGCACTTCCAGTTGCAGCCTATCTAAAAGAGTTAGAGCGTTTTAGAGGCAGAAATATCGTTTTGGTTATCAGTGGGTGCAGAATAAGTTTGGACACCCTTAGAAAAGTCTTGGGATGTTGA
- a CDS encoding HAD family hydrolase: MLKALIFDVDETLVYYEHYNDREWFEKWGKREIEKLGISVDYETYKKMVKGELPRSWVEKLGVDHVEFWKAIDRAKLDYRKWAAERGLIKAFPDVDDLENFKQIGLKMAAVSNASQDCTEFVLELYDLKKYFDVILGKDYRYLDGAKPNPYLIKKALDALRVLPSEALVVGDSASDILAAHGAGVKAVQVMRFGKIEGADYYVKDLNELVQLVRSLMDKDL, translated from the coding sequence ATGTTGAAGGCATTGATATTTGACGTTGATGAAACGCTTGTTTATTATGAACACTACAACGATAGGGAATGGTTTGAAAAATGGGGGAAGAGGGAGATAGAAAAACTTGGGATAAGCGTTGACTACGAAACGTACAAAAAAATGGTTAAAGGAGAACTCCCAAGGAGCTGGGTCGAAAAGCTTGGAGTTGATCATGTGGAATTCTGGAAAGCCATAGACAGGGCAAAACTCGACTACAGAAAATGGGCCGCAGAAAGGGGATTAATAAAAGCCTTTCCCGATGTGGATGATTTGGAGAATTTCAAGCAAATAGGCCTAAAGATGGCGGCTGTTAGCAATGCTTCCCAAGATTGCACGGAATTCGTGCTGGAGCTTTATGACTTGAAGAAATATTTTGATGTCATTCTTGGAAAGGACTACAGATATTTGGATGGTGCTAAGCCGAATCCGTATCTAATCAAAAAAGCCCTCGATGCCCTCAGAGTTCTTCCAAGTGAAGCTTTGGTTGTGGGAGACTCTGCATCGGATATCTTAGCAGCCCATGGTGCTGGTGTTAAAGCTGTTCAAGTGATGAGGTTCGGGAAAATAGAGGGGGCAGACTATTACGTGAAAGATTTGAACGAACTTGTACAATTAGTGAGGTCATTAATGGATAAGGATTTATAA
- a CDS encoding flavin reductase family protein produces the protein MWHLLYPMRTFLIVSGQENELNVMAADWLTYLSTKPPIIGVSIHPARYTHGLIKKYKEFVISVPTINMLRDVLIAGRKSGPEKLKKMNITFIPSKKVKTPSIKEAAANIECKVIEEKSYGNYTFFAAEIVNFVQNEEAFKNNQPDVKFGFMAHLAPGTNKFVVFDDKIYEIPTREL, from the coding sequence ATGTGGCATCTTTTGTACCCAATGAGAACTTTTTTGATAGTTTCAGGGCAGGAGAATGAACTAAACGTGATGGCGGCTGACTGGTTAACGTATCTCTCCACAAAGCCGCCGATTATCGGAGTATCTATCCACCCAGCCCGTTATACTCATGGCTTAATAAAGAAGTACAAAGAGTTTGTGATCAGCGTTCCCACGATAAACATGCTCAGAGATGTTTTGATCGCCGGAAGGAAAAGCGGTCCAGAAAAGCTCAAGAAAATGAATATAACCTTTATTCCGTCAAAGAAAGTAAAAACGCCAAGCATAAAAGAAGCTGCCGCAAACATTGAATGTAAGGTTATAGAAGAAAAGTCCTACGGCAACTATACTTTCTTTGCCGCGGAGATAGTTAACTTTGTCCAAAACGAAGAGGCTTTCAAAAACAACCAGCCGGACGTAAAATTCGGCTTTATGGCGCATTTAGCCCCCGGAACGAACAAGTTCGTGGTGTTTGATGACAAAATATATGAAATCCCAACCAGAGAGCTTTAA
- a CDS encoding ATP-dependent DNA ligase, with the protein MLYKELAELYKRLEKTTLKTLKTKFVADFLKKVEDPELLEIVPYLILGKVFPDWDERELGVGEKLLIRAVSMATGINSEEIENSVKDTGDLGESVALALQRRKQKSFFSQPLTIKRVYNTLVKVAETTGEGSQDRKLKYLANLFMDASPEEGKYLARTILGTMRTGVAEGLLRDAIAEAFRVKVELVERAYMLTSDFGFVAKVAKLEGDEGLSKVKIQVGKPIKPMLAQMAANVREALMEMGGEAEFEIKYDGARVQVHKDGEKVIVYSRRLENVTRSIPEVVERIKESLKPEKVIVEGELVAVGEEGRPRPFQYVLRRFRRKYNIDEMIEKIPLELNLFDVLYVDGKSMIDVQFIERRKTLEGIVTTNEWIKIAENLITKNPEEAEEFYHRALDLGHEGLMAKRLDSVYEPGNRGKKWLKIKPTMENLDLVIIGAEWGEGRRSGVLSSFLLGAYDPVKGDFVPVGKVGSGFTDEDLVEFTKMLKPLIKREHGKFVEIEPKIVIEVTYQEIQKSPKYESGFALRFPRYVALREDKGPEDADTVQRIAELYQLQERMKGGK; encoded by the coding sequence ATGCTATACAAAGAGCTTGCTGAACTGTATAAAAGACTTGAAAAAACAACCCTAAAGACCCTTAAGACAAAATTTGTGGCGGACTTTTTAAAGAAAGTTGAAGACCCAGAGCTGTTGGAAATTGTTCCCTATTTAATCCTTGGAAAGGTCTTTCCAGATTGGGACGAGAGAGAGCTTGGCGTAGGTGAGAAGTTATTGATAAGAGCCGTTTCTATGGCTACTGGAATAAACAGCGAGGAAATAGAAAACTCCGTAAAAGATACTGGAGATTTGGGAGAGAGTGTTGCACTCGCTCTTCAAAGGAGGAAGCAAAAAAGCTTTTTCTCCCAGCCGCTTACAATAAAAAGGGTCTATAACACTTTAGTTAAAGTTGCCGAAACCACTGGCGAAGGAAGTCAAGATAGAAAGCTGAAATACCTCGCCAATCTCTTCATGGATGCTTCTCCAGAGGAAGGGAAGTATTTGGCAAGGACGATACTTGGGACTATGAGGACGGGAGTTGCGGAGGGGCTACTGAGGGATGCAATAGCAGAGGCGTTTAGGGTAAAGGTTGAGCTTGTTGAGAGGGCTTACATGCTTACGAGCGACTTCGGATTTGTGGCTAAAGTAGCAAAGCTTGAGGGAGACGAGGGGCTTTCGAAAGTAAAAATCCAAGTAGGGAAACCAATTAAGCCGATGCTCGCCCAGATGGCAGCCAACGTTAGAGAGGCTCTAATGGAAATGGGTGGAGAGGCAGAGTTTGAGATTAAATATGACGGTGCGAGGGTTCAGGTTCACAAAGACGGAGAGAAGGTTATCGTTTATTCAAGGCGTCTTGAAAACGTTACGAGATCAATCCCAGAGGTCGTTGAGAGGATTAAAGAGTCTCTAAAGCCAGAGAAAGTTATCGTAGAGGGCGAACTTGTTGCTGTTGGAGAGGAAGGAAGACCGAGACCGTTCCAGTACGTGCTGAGGAGATTTAGAAGGAAGTACAACATAGATGAGATGATTGAAAAAATACCCCTCGAGCTCAACCTTTTTGATGTTCTCTACGTTGATGGCAAAAGCATGATAGACGTTCAGTTCATAGAGAGGAGGAAAACCCTTGAGGGCATTGTGACCACAAACGAATGGATAAAAATCGCTGAGAATTTGATAACAAAGAATCCAGAAGAGGCTGAGGAGTTCTATCACAGAGCCCTTGACCTAGGTCATGAAGGACTAATGGCAAAAAGGCTCGACTCAGTTTACGAACCCGGTAACAGAGGAAAGAAGTGGCTGAAGATTAAGCCAACAATGGAGAATCTCGATTTAGTTATTATAGGCGCGGAATGGGGCGAAGGGAGGAGAAGTGGAGTCTTGAGCTCGTTCCTTTTAGGTGCATATGATCCTGTAAAGGGAGACTTCGTTCCTGTTGGTAAAGTCGGGAGCGGATTTACTGATGAAGACCTAGTAGAGTTCACAAAGATGCTTAAGCCCTTGATAAAAAGAGAACACGGCAAGTTCGTTGAAATAGAGCCTAAGATCGTGATCGAGGTAACTTATCAGGAAATTCAGAAGAGCCCCAAGTACGAGAGCGGCTTTGCACTGAGGTTCCCGAGATACGTTGCGCTAAGAGAGGATAAGGGACCGGAAGATGCGGATACCGTACAGAGGATAGCTGAGCTCTATCAATTGCAGGAGAGAATGAAGGGGGGCAAGTGA